One window of Leptospira yasudae genomic DNA carries:
- a CDS encoding sugar transferase, whose product MNDALNFVRFFSMKRIIETALSAIALAIFSPVLIGVALLILLIDGRPIFFCQERLGLLKRPFRILKFRTMKDGEVTNLGYWLRRTGIDELPQIWNVLIGDMSVVGPRPLTQFDVNRLGWNRPFYDIRWSMRPGITGLSQLYSGMGARASFRFDRSYLNSNTPSLDMKIVFATFAMNVFGKQRIRNKLKTSLKDRKIGVRWKQWREHFKGNEVRPLPKIDSETLDLRPNEMRSIAYSLAIFQLGEAGEGRIAKEIDKTILFGIDDFYKEALKLFVKEEGRHARILGECIRALKGELIESNWTERLFYFGRRLLGVRLKLMVLLAAEVVGICFYHRLADKIPNGFVKTALLDIVKDEEKHLKFHSDFFRIRVRNFFTKFVFRWLWRTIAFAACITVILDHRKTFRVLGISNWKTFLKFQEIARNTEDCILEGLSLKLNHGFRFKVVF is encoded by the coding sequence ATGAATGACGCACTGAATTTTGTTAGATTCTTTTCCATGAAACGAATCATCGAAACCGCTTTATCCGCGATCGCTTTGGCGATCTTTTCTCCCGTTCTAATCGGAGTCGCTTTGTTGATCCTCCTCATAGACGGTCGTCCGATTTTCTTTTGTCAGGAAAGACTCGGTCTTCTGAAAAGACCGTTTCGAATTCTAAAATTCAGAACGATGAAGGACGGAGAAGTTACGAATCTCGGTTATTGGCTGAGAAGAACAGGCATCGACGAACTTCCGCAAATCTGGAACGTTTTGATCGGGGATATGAGCGTAGTCGGTCCGAGACCCTTGACGCAGTTCGACGTGAATCGTCTCGGATGGAATCGTCCGTTTTATGACATTCGATGGTCGATGCGTCCCGGTATCACCGGACTTTCCCAATTGTACTCCGGAATGGGCGCGCGTGCTTCGTTTCGTTTTGATCGTTCTTATCTGAATTCGAATACTCCGAGTCTCGACATGAAAATCGTTTTCGCGACCTTTGCGATGAACGTATTCGGTAAACAAAGAATTCGTAATAAACTCAAAACCTCATTAAAAGACAGAAAGATAGGCGTTCGCTGGAAACAATGGAGGGAACATTTTAAAGGAAACGAAGTTCGTCCTCTTCCCAAGATCGACTCGGAAACGTTGGATCTTCGTCCGAATGAAATGCGGTCGATCGCATACTCGCTCGCCATATTTCAGTTAGGCGAAGCGGGAGAAGGGAGAATCGCGAAGGAAATCGATAAGACTATTCTTTTCGGAATCGACGATTTTTACAAAGAAGCTCTGAAACTTTTCGTAAAGGAGGAAGGCAGACACGCAAGAATTCTGGGCGAATGTATCCGCGCTTTAAAAGGGGAATTGATTGAATCCAATTGGACGGAAAGATTGTTTTATTTCGGAAGAAGGCTTCTCGGAGTTCGTTTGAAGCTGATGGTTCTTCTCGCTGCGGAAGTGGTGGGAATCTGTTTTTATCACAGGCTTGCGGATAAGATTCCGAACGGTTTCGTCAAAACCGCTTTGCTCGACATCGTGAAGGACGAGGAGAAACATCTTAAATTTCACAGCGACTTTTTTCGAATCAGAGTCAGAAACTTTTTTACGAAATTCGTTTTCCGATGGTTGTGGAGAACGATCGCGTTTGCCGCTTGTATCACGGTAATTCTGGATCACAGAAAAACGTTTCGTGTATTGGGAATTTCGAACTGGAAAACGTTTCTGAAGTTTCAAGAGATCGCAAGAAACACCGAGGATTGTATTCTCGAAGGATTGAGTTTGAAGTTAAATCACGGTTTTCGATTTAAGGTCGTTTTCTGA
- a CDS encoding CopG family transcriptional regulator — MARVDKRFQLLMTEEELELLKNEAEKRNLSAGEMLRLSLRNEVYRSDSYERLEALNILSRLKEE; from the coding sequence ATGGCGAGAGTGGATAAACGGTTTCAGCTTTTGATGACGGAAGAAGAACTCGAACTTCTGAAAAACGAAGCCGAAAAAAGAAATCTATCCGCCGGAGAAATGCTTCGCTTGTCCTTACGAAACGAAGTCTATCGATCCGATTCTTACGAAAGACTCGAAGCTTTGAACATCCTTTCCCGCTTAAAAGAAGAATGA
- a CDS encoding metalloenzyme — protein sequence MIFYMFIDGIGFGPDDPATNPFSRYAKSFFLPLAGKPIPEEAPETLKKAVFLKTDASLGIKGLPQSATGQTSLWTGINACKVLQRHLSGFPTFTLKKIISKYSIIRVLEEHGFKADLLNCYTPAFTDYVKKNPRHVSASTLIQMASDKPLKNMDDLRQGKGLYMDITHEYLKEFSRGYLDDSDDLFRVRDPYETGTSIIRNCKEDGYTLCIYEFFLTDKVGHKMHWEAAEKYIGELESFFKGVLETLNPEEDQLIVTSDHGNLEDLSVDVHTVNPVPTILYGKHTEALKSKIKAIVDIPTAIYDILGIKIELKDEEFIKTEA from the coding sequence ATGATCTTTTATATGTTCATCGATGGAATCGGCTTCGGACCGGACGATCCGGCAACCAACCCGTTTTCCAGATATGCGAAGTCGTTTTTTCTTCCGCTCGCCGGAAAACCGATTCCGGAAGAAGCGCCGGAGACTTTGAAAAAGGCGGTTTTTTTAAAAACGGACGCAAGCTTGGGAATCAAGGGCCTTCCGCAAAGCGCGACCGGACAAACCTCACTTTGGACTGGAATCAACGCTTGCAAAGTGCTTCAAAGGCATCTCAGCGGATTTCCGACCTTCACTCTCAAAAAGATCATCAGCAAGTATTCCATCATTCGCGTTTTGGAAGAACACGGATTTAAGGCCGATCTTCTGAATTGTTATACGCCTGCGTTTACGGATTACGTTAAGAAAAATCCGCGTCACGTTTCCGCATCGACTCTGATTCAAATGGCGAGCGACAAACCTCTGAAAAATATGGACGATCTTCGGCAGGGCAAGGGTCTTTATATGGATATCACCCACGAATATCTGAAAGAATTCTCCAGAGGCTATTTGGACGATTCGGACGATCTGTTTCGAGTGCGCGATCCGTATGAAACCGGAACGTCCATCATCCGCAATTGCAAAGAAGACGGTTATACTCTTTGTATTTATGAGTTTTTTCTCACGGATAAGGTCGGTCACAAGATGCACTGGGAAGCCGCCGAAAAATACATAGGCGAACTCGAATCTTTTTTTAAAGGCGTGTTGGAAACGCTGAATCCCGAAGAGGATCAACTGATCGTCACTTCCGATCACGGAAATTTAGAGGATTTGAGTGTGGACGTTCATACGGTCAATCCCGTGCCTACGATCCTTTACGGAAAACATACGGAAGCTCTAAAGAGTAAGATCAAAGCGATCGTGGACATTCCAACGGCGATCTACGACATTCTCGGAATCAAAATCGAACTCAAGGACGAAGAATTCATCAAGACGGAAGCCTGA
- a CDS encoding tetratricopeptide repeat protein, whose protein sequence is MKSRTRILFILSFITLTSFVGAQDNVMNQNQVENYSVANLINAEILKKDENSIRISWEAPRETGEIIVARSSSMIDTAEKCMVADSLGKYPSGIAGGVTQIYDYNLKPGTYYYAVILAHHVKKNTIKLIPGRNFTTIPVVIEHALTPGTTSTENKTPELPDDARITDLTVKKEGKHLRLNWSPYEKAIPNATVYTVYRSSEPMSSLSLMRKAEKLTELSHPESTFLDQDLSKSKTIYYGVSVRSGAKEILPLVNGQSFTRFFYIGGPNKDNGNGENVTTPEYSEDQMHVTDLTATLDDLNVKLEWKAPEKADENTVYTIYQALKPLSGGTATFLGGNVRKLGEVNHPDTAAQIKMKSLDSKIYFGVTVKHQDKEGFNLVENESFVAVNGDKNEVADNSSENNKDQKVQDENKDPPRNEEDDFSGTDDDLDKILRKTFWKKEYSEAIYELKPYTGNGNSADVRGKAKFFTGLSHYKQGKYKEALKYFINKDSKFYNAERSEFWSKRCLSRISGGNP, encoded by the coding sequence ATGAAAAGTCGTACCCGGATTCTATTCATTTTATCATTCATCACGTTGACGTCCTTTGTGGGGGCTCAGGACAACGTAATGAATCAGAATCAGGTGGAAAATTACAGCGTCGCAAATCTGATCAACGCCGAGATTTTAAAGAAGGATGAGAATTCCATCCGCATTTCCTGGGAAGCTCCCCGCGAAACGGGCGAGATCATCGTGGCCCGTTCTTCGAGCATGATCGATACTGCCGAGAAATGTATGGTCGCCGATTCTCTCGGTAAATATCCGAGCGGGATCGCCGGCGGAGTGACTCAAATTTACGATTACAATCTCAAACCGGGAACGTATTATTATGCGGTGATTCTCGCACATCACGTTAAGAAGAATACGATCAAACTCATTCCTGGAAGAAACTTTACGACGATTCCCGTCGTCATCGAACACGCGTTAACTCCCGGAACTACGAGTACCGAAAATAAAACTCCCGAATTGCCGGACGATGCGAGAATCACGGATCTTACCGTAAAAAAAGAGGGAAAACATCTCCGTTTGAATTGGTCTCCGTATGAGAAGGCGATTCCAAACGCGACGGTTTATACCGTTTATCGTTCCTCGGAGCCGATGTCCTCCTTATCCTTGATGAGAAAAGCGGAGAAGTTGACCGAGTTGAGTCATCCCGAATCCACGTTTTTGGATCAGGACTTGAGCAAGTCAAAGACGATTTACTATGGAGTCAGTGTTCGCTCCGGCGCAAAGGAAATTCTTCCCTTAGTGAACGGACAATCGTTTACGAGATTCTTTTACATCGGCGGTCCGAATAAGGACAACGGAAACGGAGAGAATGTTACAACTCCTGAATATTCCGAAGATCAAATGCACGTCACCGATTTGACCGCGACCTTAGACGATCTCAACGTCAAACTCGAATGGAAGGCCCCGGAAAAAGCGGACGAAAACACGGTTTATACGATTTATCAGGCGCTGAAACCTTTGAGCGGCGGAACCGCGACCTTTCTCGGAGGTAACGTGCGGAAATTAGGCGAGGTCAATCACCCCGATACGGCCGCGCAGATTAAGATGAAGTCGTTGGATTCCAAGATTTATTTCGGAGTCACCGTTAAACATCAGGACAAGGAAGGATTCAATCTCGTCGAAAACGAATCCTTCGTTGCGGTCAACGGAGACAAGAACGAGGTCGCCGATAATTCTTCCGAAAACAATAAGGATCAAAAAGTTCAGGATGAAAACAAGGACCCTCCGCGAAACGAAGAGGACGACTTTTCCGGTACGGACGACGATCTGGATAAGATTTTAAGAAAGACCTTCTGGAAAAAGGAATATTCGGAAGCGATTTACGAATTGAAACCGTATACGGGCAACGGTAATTCCGCTGACGTCAGAGGAAAGGCGAAGTTTTTCACTGGACTCTCCCATTACAAACAAGGGAAATATAAAGAAGCTCTGAAGTATTTCATCAATAAAGATAGTAAATTTTACAATGCAGAACGTTCGGAATTCTGGTCGAAACGTTGTCTGTCTCGGATCTCCGGAGGAAATCCATGA
- a CDS encoding tetratricopeptide repeat protein — MNPYIRLVIVWSFLSIFISPSNANEENRKEWNRAVKERILKMNAAQEETESIPYLEKFVEKNPSDLTVKLWYARALFYRKDLEIPGHAEDIFSRMEKLKKIKENYLLAAKTFEEVLEYLAQATPRDPDLGKWHFLWAMCEWYAGREDRAIQIFKKAFKYDFRLNEANYNIASIYQALGQMKDADIYFRLYLKNDKEMREEN, encoded by the coding sequence ATGAACCCTTACATTCGACTTGTGATCGTTTGGAGTTTCCTTTCGATTTTTATTTCTCCTTCGAACGCCAACGAGGAAAACCGCAAAGAATGGAACCGTGCGGTCAAAGAAAGAATTCTTAAGATGAACGCGGCCCAGGAAGAGACCGAGTCGATTCCGTATCTTGAAAAGTTCGTAGAAAAAAATCCGTCCGATCTCACCGTAAAACTTTGGTATGCGAGGGCCTTATTCTATCGCAAGGATCTGGAAATCCCTGGACACGCTGAGGATATTTTTTCCAGAATGGAAAAGCTCAAGAAGATCAAGGAAAACTATCTTCTTGCCGCAAAGACGTTCGAGGAAGTTTTGGAATATCTCGCTCAGGCGACTCCGAGAGATCCCGATCTCGGCAAGTGGCATTTTCTTTGGGCCATGTGCGAGTGGTACGCCGGAAGAGAAGACAGAGCGATTCAGATTTTTAAAAAGGCGTTTAAATACGATTTCAGACTCAACGAAGCGAACTACAATATCGCGAGCATCTACCAAGCCTTGGGTCAGATGAAGGACGCGGATATTTATTTTCGATTGTATCTTAAAAACGATAAGGAAATGAGAGAAGAGAACTGA
- a CDS encoding tetratricopeptide repeat protein, whose protein sequence is MNRSIILITGFLFICAGLLTGVYQTTVQDEDSKRKNVLERIKEGEEYLKQTNAKAAEKAVDIFSELSAREIPEEHSFRVKYDMGRALERNQDSLLALGIYRELNQKEGLGRDERSKVAYSMGNLLLQLNRDEEGKGHLEEVLRISADSKLRSNALSAIADYYMKKGNYDLSRKNYVLALQEDPENVKARVRWGKSLRRMGKDWSAYDVYDDYAQAGFYFDPEKEKVSSEFRSGILEKARQLYVRKQYYGAIDAFKKALEMGVSPKAEEQALFYIAESYEAIGKSDSSLQFLNRVLGNQDGSLDQTALFRKGTIYFKNGKYEKAAALFQEATDKYPDSPVGRKASAWKKESLDQVEDNLHYKNSDKEKSKEDLEQERFD, encoded by the coding sequence ATGAACCGCTCCATCATCTTAATTACTGGATTCTTATTCATCTGCGCCGGTCTTTTGACGGGCGTCTATCAAACAACGGTTCAGGACGAGGACTCCAAACGGAAGAACGTTCTCGAAAGAATCAAAGAAGGCGAGGAATATCTCAAACAAACGAACGCGAAGGCAGCCGAAAAGGCGGTGGATATTTTCTCCGAACTCTCCGCAAGAGAGATTCCGGAAGAACATTCCTTCCGCGTGAAATACGATATGGGAAGGGCCTTGGAAAGAAACCAAGACAGTCTTCTCGCACTCGGAATTTATCGCGAACTCAATCAAAAAGAAGGATTGGGAAGAGACGAACGTTCCAAAGTCGCGTATTCGATGGGAAATCTTTTATTACAGCTCAACCGCGACGAGGAAGGAAAGGGACATCTCGAAGAGGTTCTGCGGATTTCGGCGGATTCCAAACTTCGTTCCAACGCGTTATCCGCCATTGCCGATTATTATATGAAGAAGGGAAATTACGATCTTTCCCGGAAAAACTACGTTCTCGCGTTACAGGAAGATCCCGAAAACGTAAAGGCCCGCGTTCGTTGGGGAAAATCATTGCGTAGAATGGGCAAGGATTGGTCCGCCTACGACGTGTATGACGACTACGCGCAGGCCGGATTCTACTTTGATCCCGAAAAGGAGAAGGTCAGTTCCGAGTTTAGAAGCGGCATATTGGAAAAAGCGAGACAACTCTACGTTCGTAAACAATATTACGGCGCGATCGATGCGTTCAAAAAGGCTCTCGAAATGGGCGTCAGTCCGAAAGCGGAAGAACAGGCTTTGTTTTATATCGCGGAAAGTTACGAGGCGATCGGCAAATCGGATTCTTCTCTTCAATTCTTGAATCGCGTTCTCGGAAACCAAGACGGCTCCTTGGATCAAACCGCGCTCTTCCGCAAAGGGACGATCTATTTTAAAAACGGAAAGTATGAAAAGGCTGCGGCCTTATTTCAGGAAGCCACGGATAAATATCCGGATTCTCCCGTTGGACGAAAAGCGAGCGCTTGGAAAAAAGAATCCTTGGATCAAGTCGAGGACAATCTCCATTATAAAAACAGCGATAAGGAAAAGAGCAAAGAGGATTTGGAACAGGAACGATTCGATTGA
- a CDS encoding SAM-dependent methyltransferase, whose product MGDLDYYENPEYQHFLISSKRRELTPPETVFKHFSFKEVNHLVDFGMGLGYFTLELKKQLPREAWIWGGECQQDLIDEVLHWKNREEITNFTPFFIEKSDHPLLPEWIPAPDAVFASLVLSTFPDPGLAMDGLIRSMRRGGKLIVLDWVKNEYSIGPKINDKISLDKMKFLAELYHLDIVKNVRISEHVYGLEVVAGKDFEYGFYDLREEEDTPEEFIRS is encoded by the coding sequence ATGGGCGACCTGGATTATTACGAAAACCCCGAGTATCAGCATTTTCTGATCTCCAGCAAACGCCGCGAGTTAACGCCTCCCGAAACGGTCTTCAAACATTTTAGCTTCAAAGAAGTGAATCACTTAGTAGATTTCGGAATGGGACTCGGTTATTTTACCTTGGAACTCAAAAAGCAACTTCCCAGGGAAGCTTGGATCTGGGGCGGAGAATGCCAACAGGATCTGATCGACGAAGTTCTCCATTGGAAGAATCGAGAGGAGATTACGAATTTTACTCCGTTCTTTATCGAAAAATCCGATCATCCTTTGCTGCCGGAATGGATTCCGGCCCCCGATGCGGTTTTCGCGTCCTTGGTCTTATCGACCTTTCCCGATCCGGGCCTTGCGATGGACGGGTTGATTCGATCCATGCGTCGAGGCGGTAAACTGATCGTCTTAGATTGGGTGAAGAACGAATATTCGATCGGTCCGAAAATCAACGATAAGATCTCCTTGGACAAGATGAAATTTTTGGCGGAGTTGTATCATCTCGACATCGTAAAGAACGTGAGAATTTCCGAACACGTTTACGGACTGGAAGTCGTTGCGGGCAAGGACTTTGAATACGGCTTTTACGATCTTAGAGAAGAAGAAGACACTCCGGAAGAATTCATTCGTTCATAA
- a CDS encoding response regulator transcription factor → MKDKPLNLLIVEDNEKLRKSLVAGLKDSGKFNVLHDCANGEEAIEFSLKKEYDVCLMDVRLAGTLNGIETIVAIRKEFPRKPVVIYSIQDSDEYFRTFRKAGILSHYAYVRKSNYLLPQMIVPLLELAYEGKSFIDPEIESRIVEVKNQDENSPMAILEPNERIVAKMLAEGQSNEQIAARLGFKDKRTISRINGQIYAAWDLNESNADEKVARTRAALIVRENRFLQWEEDGSAYYKNGTEWVRWELT, encoded by the coding sequence ATGAAAGACAAACCTTTGAATCTGCTGATCGTGGAAGACAACGAAAAACTGAGAAAGTCCCTCGTGGCGGGTCTGAAGGATTCGGGTAAGTTCAACGTTCTCCACGATTGTGCAAACGGAGAAGAAGCGATCGAATTCTCCCTAAAAAAGGAATACGACGTCTGTCTCATGGATGTCCGATTAGCGGGAACGTTAAACGGAATCGAAACGATCGTCGCGATCCGCAAAGAGTTTCCTAGAAAACCCGTCGTTATCTATTCCATACAGGACAGCGACGAATATTTCCGCACCTTCCGCAAAGCGGGAATTCTCAGTCATTATGCGTATGTCAGAAAATCGAATTATCTTTTGCCCCAGATGATCGTTCCTTTGCTCGAACTCGCGTACGAAGGTAAAAGTTTTATCGATCCGGAAATCGAATCCAGAATCGTAGAAGTAAAAAATCAGGATGAAAACTCCCCGATGGCGATCCTCGAACCGAACGAAAGGATCGTAGCAAAGATGTTAGCCGAAGGTCAAAGCAACGAACAGATCGCCGCTCGGCTCGGGTTTAAAGATAAAAGGACGATCAGCAGAATCAACGGACAAATTTACGCGGCCTGGGATTTAAACGAATCGAACGCGGACGAAAAAGTCGCTCGAACCAGAGCCGCGTTGATCGTACGAGAAAACCGATTTCTTCAATGGGAAGAAGACGGAAGCGCCTATTACAAAAACGGAACCGAATGGGTTCGCTGGGAACTCACTTGA
- a CDS encoding glucanase, with protein MSIFAETKILSLAELQKNGLELSGKDDQRSLKLQTRNRSAGSDLYLSFESGDPSSLKDLSGNYKVLTSSYLPDSENVFHSKRSARFSGKRTGIKIAHSNSGLLTSKDLTEDFYIGFNFLPGTVEKDATLLSRLYETSGSTYGWDLKISDDRLKAGFYSFFETEEKRFLSLQLTSNATLKKNQWNRVLLYFNPSDREIVLYLNGKETARGNIPANKNLTRIGFHPDDTTSFRIAGSYYGWMENFAVFKGKPNPSSEDSSFPGQDFDPETHTTETKFGTGVSPVYKSKYSSSFLEEVQFKAVIPSSTAMELYFRVSPTPFTPTSESLAWIALDLRKLETYKVDSLEPDLYKISLKNSIRKFLGISENKEDLLPFRYYQWRVKFKADPSGMQTPELKNLALTFRETNPPVRPISLKVAENSVDDGGPSVCLTWKSNPERDVINGGGYFIHYGIHPDRMVGIIRGTFSESAEAPNKKTRPKHPASDYLDPITGLPPGKTSANIQEYYNKLSACVDNRTVSLNSEILLEKNQLFLKKGTTYFFRISAYNKFYHFQTGKDQVSPLSDPVEVYFLSE; from the coding sequence ATGTCGATTTTCGCGGAAACCAAGATTCTTTCTTTGGCGGAATTGCAAAAGAACGGATTGGAACTTTCCGGAAAAGACGATCAAAGAAGTCTGAAACTCCAAACGCGAAACCGAAGCGCCGGGTCCGATTTGTATCTGAGTTTCGAATCGGGAGATCCGTCCAGTCTCAAAGATCTATCAGGAAATTATAAAGTTCTAACGTCTTCGTATTTGCCCGATTCCGAAAACGTGTTTCATTCCAAACGAAGCGCCCGGTTTTCCGGAAAACGAACCGGAATCAAAATCGCGCATTCCAATTCGGGTCTTCTGACATCCAAGGATCTCACGGAGGATTTTTATATCGGCTTTAACTTTCTTCCGGGAACCGTTGAGAAAGATGCAACCCTCCTTTCGAGACTCTATGAAACTTCCGGAAGCACGTACGGCTGGGATTTAAAAATTTCGGACGATCGTCTCAAGGCGGGATTCTATTCCTTTTTTGAAACGGAAGAAAAACGTTTTCTTTCCCTGCAGCTTACCTCGAACGCGACTTTAAAAAAGAATCAATGGAACCGCGTTCTTCTTTATTTCAATCCGTCCGATCGAGAAATCGTATTGTATCTCAACGGAAAAGAAACGGCGCGGGGAAACATTCCCGCAAACAAGAATTTGACTCGGATCGGATTTCATCCGGACGATACGACATCGTTTCGGATCGCCGGTTCGTATTACGGATGGATGGAGAATTTCGCCGTATTCAAAGGAAAACCCAATCCGAGTTCGGAAGATTCCTCCTTTCCGGGTCAGGATTTCGATCCTGAGACGCATACGACCGAAACCAAGTTCGGGACCGGAGTTTCTCCCGTTTACAAAAGCAAATATTCCAGCTCCTTCTTGGAAGAAGTTCAATTCAAGGCGGTGATTCCTTCCTCCACCGCGATGGAACTTTATTTTCGAGTTTCTCCGACTCCGTTTACTCCGACTTCCGAATCGCTCGCATGGATCGCGCTCGACTTAAGAAAATTAGAAACTTATAAAGTAGATTCTCTCGAACCGGATTTATATAAGATTTCCCTTAAGAATTCCATCCGAAAGTTTTTGGGAATTTCCGAAAACAAAGAGGACCTTCTTCCGTTTCGATACTACCAATGGAGAGTCAAATTCAAGGCCGATCCGAGCGGAATGCAAACGCCGGAACTCAAAAACCTGGCCTTGACTTTCCGCGAAACCAATCCTCCCGTGCGGCCGATCAGCCTGAAAGTCGCGGAAAATTCAGTGGATGACGGAGGTCCGAGCGTTTGCCTAACTTGGAAATCCAATCCTGAAAGGGACGTGATCAACGGCGGCGGATATTTCATCCATTACGGAATTCATCCGGATCGAATGGTGGGAATCATACGCGGAACCTTTTCCGAATCGGCGGAAGCCCCGAATAAAAAAACGCGTCCGAAACATCCGGCGAGCGATTATCTGGACCCGATCACCGGACTTCCTCCCGGAAAAACTTCCGCAAATATACAAGAATATTATAATAAACTGTCGGCTTGCGTGGACAACCGAACGGTGTCCTTAAACTCGGAAATTCTTTTGGAAAAGAATCAGCTTTTTTTAAAGAAAGGAACGACGTATTTTTTCAGAATCAGCGCTTACAATAAGTTCTATCACTTTCAAACCGGAAAGGATCAGGTTTCTCCTTTAAGCGATCCGGTCGAAGTCTATTTCCTGAGCGAGTAA